In a genomic window of Thermosynechococcus sp. CL-1:
- a CDS encoding D-alanine--D-alanine ligase family protein, with protein MGRLRVGLLFGGRSREHEVSVVSAAAIAQAFTEGDNRDRYEVIPIYIQKDGHWRSTDHVGIPEGAAPEDSLWQFPAVAETIDVWFPILHGPNGEDGTMQGLLQLMQRPYVGSGVAASAIGMDKILMKTVFGAVGLPQVRYVALQRSDLWSDPCRYNHLCDRIETELGYPCFVKPANLGSSVGISKAKNRQQLTTALEAAAELDRRIIVEAGVVARELECAVLGNDKPQASVVGEITYSSEFYDYETKYTDGRAQLHIPAEISPAVSEQIRRMSLQAFQALDAAGLARFDFFYVPSTGEILINEVNTLPGFTALSMYPQLWAASGVPFPELVHRLVQLALERHG; from the coding sequence ATGGGTCGTCTGCGGGTCGGGCTATTGTTTGGAGGTCGCTCACGGGAGCATGAAGTTTCGGTGGTCTCGGCGGCAGCGATCGCCCAAGCCTTTACCGAGGGCGACAATCGCGATCGCTATGAGGTGATTCCGATCTACATCCAAAAAGATGGCCACTGGCGCTCCACAGACCATGTTGGCATCCCCGAGGGCGCAGCACCAGAGGACTCCCTGTGGCAGTTTCCTGCGGTTGCCGAAACCATTGATGTTTGGTTCCCGATTCTCCACGGCCCCAATGGTGAAGATGGTACGATGCAAGGCCTGCTGCAATTGATGCAACGCCCCTACGTGGGTTCGGGGGTGGCTGCCTCGGCCATTGGTATGGACAAAATCTTGATGAAAACGGTCTTTGGGGCTGTGGGCTTACCCCAAGTGCGCTACGTAGCCCTTCAGCGCAGTGACCTGTGGTCGGATCCCTGTCGTTACAACCATTTGTGCGATCGCATTGAAACCGAATTGGGCTATCCCTGCTTTGTCAAACCTGCCAACCTTGGCTCCTCCGTGGGCATCTCCAAGGCCAAAAATCGCCAACAACTGACAACTGCCCTTGAGGCCGCTGCCGAACTGGATCGCCGCATCATTGTGGAAGCGGGTGTGGTTGCCCGTGAGCTAGAGTGCGCGGTGCTCGGCAATGATAAACCCCAAGCTTCGGTGGTGGGGGAGATTACCTACAGCAGTGAGTTCTACGACTACGAAACCAAATACACCGATGGCCGCGCTCAACTCCATATTCCTGCGGAGATTTCCCCAGCGGTGAGTGAGCAGATCCGCAGGATGTCCCTACAGGCCTTTCAAGCCCTTGATGCCGCTGGCCTTGCCCGCTTTGATTTTTTCTATGTACCCAGCACTGGCGAAATCCTGATTAATGAAGTGAATACCCTACCGGGGTTTACCGCCCTGAGTATGTACCCCCAACTGTGGGCGGCGAGTGGTGTGCCCTTTCCGGAATTAGTCCATCGCTTGGTGCAATTGGCTCTAGAGCGGCACGGCTAG
- the prfB gene encoding peptide chain release factor 2 (programmed frameshift), translating to MIDLSTLKRDFSLLRDRLGHTQDYLDPAALSAKIHDLEHTAAQPDFWNDQAIAQVTLQQLTEAKDALNQLQQWQKTIEHVETALELLELEPDEGLVTEATTLLKDLDAQLSRWELEQLLSGPYDKNNAILTINAGAGGTDAQDWAEMLLRMYTRWAERHGYQTHLAELSEGEEAGIKSATLEIRGRYAYGYLRSEKGTHRLVRISPFNANGKRQTSFAGVDVMPELDQSVTVEIPESDLEITTSRSGGKGGQNVNKVETAVRIVHKPTGLAVRCTQERSQLQNKEKALAILKAKLLVIAQEQKAKEIADIRGDAVEAAWGNQIRNYVFHPYQLVKDLRTAVETTAIQEVMDGDLDPFIQAYLRQQTEEAS from the exons ATGATCGATTTAAGTACGCTCAAACGCGATTTTTCCCTGTTGCGCGATCGCCTGGGTCATACCCAGGACTATCTT GACCCAGCAGCATTAAGCGCTAAGATTCACGACCTTGAGCACACTGCCGCTCAGCCCGACTTCTGGAATGATCAAGCGATCGCCCAAGTCACGCTCCAACAGTTGACCGAAGCCAAAGACGCCCTCAACCAACTTCAGCAGTGGCAAAAAACAATTGAACACGTGGAAACGGCACTGGAACTGCTGGAGCTAGAGCCGGATGAAGGGTTGGTGACAGAGGCGACTACGCTGCTCAAGGATTTAGACGCCCAGTTGAGTCGCTGGGAACTGGAACAACTCCTCAGTGGCCCCTACGACAAAAACAACGCCATTCTCACGATCAATGCTGGTGCTGGCGGGACTGATGCTCAGGATTGGGCAGAAATGTTGCTGCGAATGTACACCCGCTGGGCGGAGCGCCACGGTTACCAAACCCATCTGGCCGAGCTATCGGAGGGGGAGGAGGCGGGCATTAAGTCAGCCACCCTAGAAATTCGGGGGCGCTATGCCTACGGTTATCTGCGCTCTGAAAAGGGCACCCATCGCCTTGTGCGCATTTCTCCCTTTAATGCCAATGGTAAACGGCAAACCAGCTTTGCCGGCGTGGATGTGATGCCCGAACTGGATCAATCCGTTACGGTTGAAATCCCGGAAAGCGATTTGGAGATTACCACTTCCCGCAGTGGTGGCAAGGGGGGGCAAAACGTGAACAAGGTGGAAACGGCAGTGCGTATTGTCCATAAACCAACGGGCTTGGCCGTCCGCTGTACGCAGGAGCGATCGCAACTGCAAAACAAGGAAAAAGCCCTTGCCATTCTCAAGGCCAAGCTATTAGTCATTGCCCAAGAACAAAAGGCCAAAGAAATTGCGGATATTCGCGGTGATGCCGTTGAAGCGGCTTGGGGCAACCAAATTCGCAACTATGTCTTCCATCCCTATCAACTGGTCAAAGACCTGCGCACGGCGGTGGAAACGACAGCCATTCAAGAGGTAATGGATGGTGACCTCGATCCCTTTATCCAAGCCTACCTGCGGCAGCAAACGGAGGAAGCCAGTTAA
- a CDS encoding 4Fe-4S binding protein — translation MKQSLRGKPSQWAMIWLFFLIAIGGLWYPWLGYLMLAMMLGIPVLAYFRSRYWCGNLCPRGAFLDIVLYHFSPHRPYPKLFKKQSFRWAVFSFIMTVFALRMTLAWGNWVAVGGLFVNMCVVTSIVAILLGVIFNQRAWCAICPMGTLQESLGKLGSGQTKAKKASAKATKLLPPVE, via the coding sequence ATGAAGCAATCGTTGAGGGGCAAGCCCAGTCAGTGGGCAATGATTTGGCTATTTTTTCTAATTGCGATCGGTGGCCTCTGGTATCCTTGGCTGGGGTACCTGATGCTGGCCATGATGCTGGGTATTCCTGTGCTGGCCTATTTTCGCAGCCGCTACTGGTGTGGCAACCTCTGCCCGCGTGGCGCGTTCCTAGACATTGTGCTTTATCACTTTAGTCCCCACCGTCCCTATCCCAAACTCTTCAAAAAACAAAGTTTTCGCTGGGCGGTGTTTAGCTTCATCATGACGGTTTTTGCCCTTCGCATGACATTGGCATGGGGCAACTGGGTCGCGGTAGGTGGCCTCTTTGTCAATATGTGCGTCGTCACGTCCATTGTTGCGATTCTTTTAGGGGTGATCTTTAATCAGCGGGCATGGTGTGCGATTTGCCCGATGGGCACACTCCAAGAATCCTTGGGTAAACTGGGAAGTGGCCAGACGAAGGCGAAAAAAGCCAGTGCGAAAGCCACAAAATTGTTGCCCCCTGTGGAATGA
- a CDS encoding CBS domain-containing protein, with the protein MNVVLCHQIADFDTLGAAVGVTRLYPGTKIVLTGGTHPKVGEFLAYHRDEYPLIEARAVDPRQLRQIWVVDTQWRRQLGQAAGWLDQPQVQIGLYDHHLEMTGDIVPQQQWLEPVGATSTIICEQLQTAEIRLTPTEATVLALGIHADTGSLTFEQTTVRDVQALVWLLSQGANQRAIATYSEAGLSADLQPYLQQAWANLQQVVYQGYRLGWVLLHTAEYLPGLSRLITQLADLSECDAILLGHCYRQHHLAIIARSQIPNVNVAHLLAPLGGGGHAQAAAVTMTTDQPEAVLKEIFTALQAQIPHPPTAAELMSSPVRTVRPETPIADAHRVLLRYGHSGLSVVSAAGELLGIISRRDLDVALHHGFAHAPVKGYMKAPVRTVSPTTPLPEIQALMVQYDIGRLPVVNEQGDLVGIVTRTDVLRHLYALSRETETVCPLPTLNLYEALQQRLPEQLWALLQRAAAIAKERGWQLYLVGGAVRDLLLAIAQGNHHLPTREFDLVVDGVQQEEAAGVHLAQALHDLYPETDLQIYGQFQTAALHWPKALPLAGFAVDIATARSEFYPYPAAHPEVAASSIRQDLYRRDFTINALAMRLTPPRHGEVLDFFGGREDLQRRLIRVLHPNSFIEDPTRIFRAVRFAVRLGFELELQTRQYIEYALTSGVFATRDRPTSKRPSLQSRLRNELRHILELPLAPTEHFGGERALTLLAELGALECLDRQVKFDQAAKVRLRLVWEWWPEIPERREWQTFPLWELELLALIVTVPTAEAIARQLQLGEHICEWLDTFPQCQQEWQRLRQSQQQRSRYCEFLERQPLPIIVLLAAVQQAKGSEADLGDVALLREYLWHWRLQKPPLNGHDLQQLGYPRGPQLRQILLALRSAMLDGLVSDRPSAIAYVKAHFPKP; encoded by the coding sequence ATGAATGTTGTCCTTTGTCATCAAATTGCTGATTTTGACACCCTTGGGGCAGCCGTCGGTGTCACACGCCTTTATCCGGGAACCAAAATTGTCTTGACTGGGGGAACCCATCCCAAGGTGGGGGAATTTTTGGCCTACCATCGCGATGAATATCCCCTCATTGAAGCAAGAGCCGTTGACCCCCGTCAATTGCGCCAGATTTGGGTGGTGGATACACAGTGGCGCCGCCAATTGGGGCAAGCCGCAGGATGGCTGGATCAACCCCAAGTCCAAATTGGCCTGTACGATCACCATTTAGAGATGACGGGGGATATTGTCCCCCAGCAGCAATGGTTAGAACCCGTGGGGGCAACCAGCACCATTATTTGCGAACAGTTGCAGACCGCAGAGATTCGCCTGACACCCACAGAAGCAACGGTTCTCGCCCTAGGGATTCATGCGGATACGGGTTCCTTGACCTTTGAGCAAACCACGGTGCGGGATGTGCAGGCCTTGGTGTGGCTGTTGAGCCAAGGGGCCAATCAGCGGGCGATCGCCACCTATTCCGAGGCTGGCTTGAGTGCAGATCTGCAACCCTATTTGCAGCAGGCGTGGGCAAATCTCCAGCAAGTGGTTTATCAGGGCTATCGGCTGGGCTGGGTACTGCTGCACACAGCGGAGTATCTCCCCGGCCTCTCGCGGTTAATCACCCAATTGGCGGATCTCAGTGAATGCGATGCCATTCTCCTTGGCCACTGCTATCGCCAACATCATCTCGCCATTATTGCCCGCAGCCAAATTCCCAATGTCAATGTTGCCCATTTGCTGGCTCCCCTTGGCGGGGGTGGCCATGCCCAAGCCGCCGCAGTGACGATGACCACAGACCAGCCAGAGGCGGTGCTCAAAGAGATATTTACAGCGCTTCAAGCACAGATTCCCCATCCGCCAACAGCGGCAGAACTCATGTCCTCACCCGTACGAACAGTACGTCCAGAAACCCCCATTGCCGATGCCCACCGCGTCTTGCTGCGCTATGGCCACTCTGGTCTGTCGGTGGTGAGTGCCGCAGGGGAACTGCTGGGGATTATTTCACGGCGAGATTTGGATGTAGCGCTGCACCACGGCTTTGCCCATGCCCCGGTCAAAGGATACATGAAAGCACCGGTGCGCACGGTTTCCCCGACAACGCCACTGCCAGAGATTCAAGCCCTAATGGTGCAGTACGATATTGGGCGGCTACCGGTGGTGAATGAGCAAGGTGATCTTGTGGGAATTGTCACCCGTACCGATGTGCTGCGCCACCTCTATGCCCTCAGCCGCGAAACGGAAACGGTCTGCCCCTTGCCAACCCTAAATCTTTACGAGGCACTGCAACAACGGCTGCCGGAGCAACTGTGGGCGCTACTGCAACGGGCGGCAGCGATCGCCAAGGAACGCGGCTGGCAACTATACCTTGTGGGTGGCGCCGTGCGGGATCTGCTGTTGGCCATTGCCCAAGGGAATCACCATTTACCGACACGGGAGTTTGATTTGGTGGTGGATGGGGTGCAACAGGAGGAAGCTGCTGGCGTGCATTTGGCACAAGCGCTCCATGACCTTTACCCAGAGACGGATTTACAAATCTATGGCCAGTTTCAAACCGCGGCGCTCCACTGGCCGAAGGCCTTGCCCTTAGCCGGGTTTGCTGTGGATATTGCCACCGCCCGCAGTGAGTTTTATCCCTATCCGGCGGCGCATCCGGAAGTGGCCGCCAGTTCGATTCGCCAAGATCTCTACCGCCGCGACTTTACCATCAATGCCCTTGCTATGCGCCTGACGCCACCGCGCCACGGGGAGGTTCTGGACTTCTTTGGCGGACGGGAGGATTTGCAGCGGCGACTGATTCGGGTGCTCCACCCCAATAGCTTTATTGAAGACCCGACGCGGATTTTTCGAGCCGTGCGTTTTGCTGTGCGTCTGGGATTTGAACTGGAGCTGCAAACCCGCCAATATATTGAATATGCCCTCACCAGCGGTGTCTTTGCCACCCGCGATCGCCCCACCTCAAAACGGCCTTCCCTGCAAAGTCGGCTGCGCAATGAACTGCGCCACATCCTTGAACTGCCCCTTGCGCCAACGGAACACTTTGGCGGTGAGCGTGCCTTGACGTTACTCGCGGAATTGGGTGCCCTTGAGTGTTTAGATCGCCAAGTGAAGTTTGATCAGGCGGCCAAGGTGCGCCTCAGACTAGTGTGGGAGTGGTGGCCAGAGATTCCTGAGCGGCGAGAGTGGCAAACCTTCCCCCTGTGGGAGCTAGAACTCTTGGCCTTGATTGTGACTGTCCCCACGGCGGAGGCGATCGCCCGTCAACTGCAACTGGGGGAGCATATCTGTGAGTGGCTGGACACTTTTCCTCAATGCCAACAGGAGTGGCAGAGATTGCGGCAGAGCCAGCAACAGCGCAGTCGCTACTGTGAATTTTTAGAGCGTCAGCCCCTACCCATCATTGTGCTTTTGGCCGCAGTACAGCAGGCAAAAGGTAGCGAAGCTGATTTAGGGGATGTCGCCCTATTGCGGGAGTATCTCTGGCATTGGCGATTGCAAAAGCCGCCCCTAAATGGCCATGATCTGCAACAGTTGGGCTATCCTCGCGGACCGCAGTTACGGCAAATTCTCCTTGCCCTGCGATCGGCAATGCTTGATGGCCTTGTCAGCGATCGCCCCAGTGCCATTGCCTATGTTAAAGCCCATTTCCCCAAACCATGA
- a CDS encoding isoprenylcysteine carboxylmethyltransferase family protein: protein MNKLQEWGFSKDWWRNQRGEFWVIGQTVLSIGFILLPVVRVVSLPLVVRLGLTLGLGLIGLGLGIAGLFHLGNNLTPLPHPKEDSQLVTTGVYAWVRHPIYSSVIFLALAYGVWQMSLSHGLGAIALFIFFDRKAAQEEQWLSAKFKDYPTYRQTVKKLIPLLY, encoded by the coding sequence GTGAATAAACTGCAAGAGTGGGGCTTCAGCAAAGACTGGTGGCGCAATCAACGGGGAGAATTTTGGGTCATTGGCCAAACGGTACTCAGTATCGGCTTTATTCTCTTGCCAGTGGTACGAGTGGTTAGCCTACCCTTGGTGGTGCGCCTAGGATTGACCCTTGGCTTGGGGCTGATTGGCCTTGGTCTAGGCATTGCTGGCTTGTTTCACCTAGGGAACAACTTGACACCCCTACCCCATCCCAAGGAGGACAGTCAGTTAGTAACCACGGGGGTTTATGCTTGGGTGCGCCATCCGATCTATAGCAGTGTGATCTTTTTGGCCTTGGCCTATGGTGTATGGCAAATGAGTCTTTCCCACGGGCTGGGGGCGATCGCCCTCTTCATTTTCTTTGACCGCAAGGCCGCTCAAGAAGAACAGTGGCTATCGGCCAAGTTTAAGGACTACCCAACCTATCGGCAAACGGTGAAGAAACTGATTCCTCTTCTCTACTAA
- a CDS encoding DNA polymerase III subunit delta' yields the protein MNWFRSVIGQPTAVQLLTHALDRQRLAPAYLFVGPEGVGRALTARCFLQAILNEAKDLSNHPDVLWIEPTYSIQGTLYTRRQLVAAEKEIPRSAPQIRLEQIRQLSRHLSQPPMRASRSLVVLTQAETMNEAAANALLKTLEEPGRATLILIAPSPSALLNTIVSRCQKIPFYPLNRSDLEQVLRQVAPPEFWQEVSPALFDLGAGSPGAVLQAWQTWREIPEPFRHLGKQLTTPLPLQTALELARDISQSLDVERQLWLLGLMQQQIWQGGSFPQKVSMLQQLERARQYLQQYVQPRLVWEVLLMQLGTV from the coding sequence ATGAATTGGTTTCGCTCCGTCATTGGTCAGCCAACCGCTGTTCAACTCTTGACCCATGCCCTCGATCGCCAGCGACTCGCCCCCGCCTATCTCTTTGTTGGACCTGAAGGGGTAGGCCGTGCCCTCACTGCCCGCTGTTTTCTGCAAGCGATTCTCAACGAGGCCAAGGATCTCAGCAACCACCCGGATGTCCTCTGGATTGAACCCACCTACAGTATCCAAGGGACGCTCTACACCCGTCGCCAACTCGTCGCCGCTGAGAAGGAGATTCCCCGCAGTGCCCCCCAGATTCGTCTAGAGCAAATTCGCCAACTCAGCCGTCACCTCAGCCAACCGCCGATGCGTGCGTCGCGATCGCTAGTGGTCTTGACCCAAGCTGAAACCATGAACGAAGCCGCCGCCAATGCCCTGCTAAAAACCCTCGAAGAACCGGGGCGTGCCACGTTGATTCTCATTGCTCCCAGTCCGTCAGCGCTCTTGAATACGATAGTTTCCCGTTGTCAGAAAATTCCCTTCTATCCCCTGAATCGTTCGGATCTGGAGCAGGTTCTGCGACAGGTCGCCCCCCCTGAATTTTGGCAGGAGGTTAGCCCCGCCCTCTTTGACCTAGGAGCTGGCTCCCCAGGAGCAGTTCTGCAAGCGTGGCAAACATGGCGAGAGATTCCTGAGCCGTTCCGCCACCTCGGCAAACAATTGACCACACCCCTCCCTTTACAAACTGCTTTGGAATTGGCACGAGATATTAGCCAATCCCTTGATGTGGAACGACAGCTCTGGCTCCTCGGTCTAATGCAGCAGCAAATTTGGCAAGGGGGATCGTTCCCGCAGAAGGTGTCTATGCTTCAGCAATTGGAGCGTGCCCGTCAGTATTTGCAGCAGTACGTTCAGCCTCGCCTTGTCTGGGAGGTGTTACTGATGCAGTTGGGGACGGTGTGA
- the atpD gene encoding F0F1 ATP synthase subunit beta, whose product MVISAERTNVGFITQVIGPVVDIEFPSGKMPAIYNALRIQGKNEAGLDVAVTCEVQQLLGDNRVRAVAMSSTDGLVRGMEAVDTGAPISVPVGTATLGRIFNVLGEPVDEKGAVSATETLPIHRPAPSFTQLETKPSVFETGIKVIDLLTPYRRGGKIGLFGGAGVGKTVIMMELINNIATQHGGVSVFAGVGERTREGNDLYNEMIESGVIDKNDPSKSKIALVYGQMNEPPGARMRVGLSGLTMAEYFRDVNKQDVLLFIDNIFRFVQAGSEVSALLGRMPSAVGYQPTLGTDVGALQERITSTTEGSITSIQAVYVPADDLTDPAPATTFAHLDGTTVLSRGLAAKGIYPAVDPLGSTSNMLQPDIVGQEHYQTARAVQATLQRYKELQDIIAILGLDELSEEDRLTVARARKIERFLSQPFFVAEVFTGAPGKYVTLEETIKGFQMILSGELDDLPEQAFYMVGNIEEAKAKAEKLKA is encoded by the coding sequence ATGGTCATATCAGCAGAACGAACCAATGTAGGCTTTATTACTCAGGTCATTGGCCCTGTCGTTGACATTGAATTTCCCAGCGGCAAAATGCCCGCCATTTACAACGCCCTGCGGATTCAAGGCAAAAACGAGGCCGGCTTAGACGTGGCTGTAACCTGTGAAGTGCAACAACTCCTTGGCGATAACCGCGTCCGTGCCGTTGCCATGAGTAGCACCGATGGCTTAGTGCGGGGGATGGAAGCCGTAGATACCGGTGCCCCCATCAGCGTGCCCGTAGGGACAGCCACCCTTGGTCGCATCTTCAACGTGCTGGGTGAACCCGTGGACGAAAAAGGCGCTGTCAGTGCCACTGAAACCCTGCCCATTCACCGTCCTGCTCCCAGCTTTACGCAACTGGAAACCAAGCCCTCGGTCTTTGAAACCGGCATCAAGGTGATTGACCTGCTCACCCCCTATCGCCGTGGCGGTAAAATTGGCCTCTTTGGCGGTGCGGGCGTCGGCAAGACCGTGATCATGATGGAACTCATCAACAACATTGCGACCCAACACGGTGGGGTGTCGGTGTTTGCTGGCGTGGGCGAACGTACCCGCGAAGGCAATGACCTCTACAACGAAATGATTGAATCGGGCGTGATCGACAAAAACGATCCCAGCAAATCTAAAATCGCCCTTGTGTACGGTCAAATGAACGAACCCCCCGGCGCACGGATGCGTGTGGGTCTGTCGGGGCTGACGATGGCCGAATACTTCCGCGATGTCAACAAGCAGGATGTGCTGCTGTTTATTGATAACATCTTCCGCTTTGTGCAAGCCGGTTCTGAGGTGTCGGCGCTACTCGGTCGGATGCCCTCTGCGGTGGGATACCAGCCCACCCTCGGTACCGATGTGGGTGCCCTGCAAGAGCGGATTACCTCGACCACGGAAGGTTCGATTACTTCGATTCAAGCGGTCTATGTGCCTGCGGACGACCTGACTGACCCTGCTCCGGCCACGACCTTTGCCCACTTGGATGGGACAACGGTGCTCTCCCGTGGTCTAGCCGCAAAAGGGATTTACCCCGCTGTGGATCCCCTTGGCTCCACCTCCAACATGTTGCAGCCGGACATTGTGGGTCAGGAGCACTATCAAACGGCACGGGCGGTGCAAGCCACCCTGCAGCGCTACAAAGAGTTGCAGGACATTATTGCCATTTTGGGTCTCGATGAACTCTCTGAGGAAGACCGCCTAACCGTGGCGCGGGCACGCAAAATTGAGCGCTTCCTGTCTCAGCCCTTCTTTGTGGCGGAAGTGTTCACCGGTGCCCCCGGCAAATACGTCACCCTCGAAGAAACCATCAAAGGCTTCCAGATGATCCTCAGCGGTGAGCTGGATGATCTGCCCGAACAAGCCTTCTACATGGTGGGCAATATCGAAGAAGCCAAAGCTAAGGCTGAAAAACTCAAAGCCTAG
- a CDS encoding efflux RND transporter periplasmic adaptor subunit — translation MMAKQQWLGAIAIAVLLGGCQSAINRLESPAVARPEREGVAADVAVARLERLETGSTLTGTTRPYREVMVRSQVEGQVIRLGVDVGDRVQAGQLLAEVDPIVLKNAVFEAEAELAARRNEVIQAQAAVNRARTAVEEARLTLQQAESDARRLETLLRDGAVSAQAAEQARTTAQTARQVLRSREAEVVTAQQGVAVAQGRVQAQTAFVQQARARLNQALLRSPLNGVVLERLTEVGNLLQPGGEVLRLGDIRQLKVVVEVSERELARLAPGQGATVTFDAVPNRTYEGRITRISPAAAAARLIPVEVVIDNADERLGSGLLARVAFQGANAPRLMIPQSALSGFEEGQLSSRQGSVFVVVGDRVQERQVTLGQRREGKVEILSGLNAGDRYVVRSGRPLRDGDKIRPSILSEG, via the coding sequence ATGATGGCGAAACAACAATGGCTGGGGGCGATCGCGATCGCGGTGCTCTTGGGGGGGTGCCAGTCGGCAATAAATCGCTTAGAATCACCGGCAGTCGCGCGACCAGAAAGGGAAGGGGTCGCTGCTGATGTGGCGGTGGCACGCTTGGAACGGCTGGAAACAGGCTCAACCCTGACAGGTACCACTCGCCCCTACCGTGAAGTGATGGTGCGATCGCAGGTGGAAGGTCAAGTGATTCGCCTTGGCGTGGATGTGGGCGATCGCGTTCAAGCGGGGCAACTCCTTGCAGAGGTGGATCCCATTGTGCTGAAAAATGCCGTCTTTGAAGCAGAGGCAGAACTGGCTGCCCGTCGCAACGAGGTGATCCAAGCCCAAGCCGCCGTCAATCGCGCCCGTACAGCCGTCGAAGAAGCCCGTCTTACCCTCCAACAGGCGGAAAGTGACGCCCGCCGCCTTGAAACCCTGCTGCGGGATGGTGCCGTCTCAGCGCAAGCAGCGGAACAGGCACGCACAACGGCGCAAACAGCACGGCAGGTACTGCGGTCTCGTGAAGCAGAGGTGGTGACCGCCCAACAGGGGGTGGCCGTTGCCCAAGGACGAGTCCAAGCCCAAACCGCCTTTGTCCAACAGGCACGGGCACGGTTGAATCAAGCCCTCCTGCGATCGCCCCTCAATGGCGTGGTGCTAGAGCGACTGACAGAAGTGGGCAACCTACTGCAACCGGGGGGAGAAGTTCTTCGCCTTGGCGATATTCGTCAACTCAAGGTTGTTGTGGAAGTCTCGGAACGGGAATTAGCGAGATTAGCTCCCGGCCAAGGGGCAACAGTGACGTTTGATGCCGTGCCCAACCGCACCTATGAAGGACGGATTACGCGAATTTCACCTGCCGCCGCCGCTGCCCGTCTGATTCCTGTGGAAGTCGTGATTGACAATGCCGATGAACGCTTGGGCAGTGGTTTACTGGCACGGGTGGCCTTCCAAGGAGCGAATGCGCCGCGCTTGATGATTCCGCAATCCGCCCTCAGTGGTTTTGAAGAGGGCCAACTATCCTCACGGCAAGGCAGCGTTTTTGTGGTGGTTGGCGATCGCGTGCAGGAGCGGCAGGTCACCCTAGGCCAACGGCGGGAGGGCAAAGTAGAAATCCTCAGTGGTTTGAATGCCGGCGATCGCTATGTCGTCCGTTCGGGTCGACCCCTGCGGGACGGGGATAAAATTCGCCCCAGCATTCTCTCTGAGGGCTAA
- the atpC gene encoding ATP synthase F1 subunit epsilon, giving the protein MVMTVRVIAPDKTVWDAPAEEVILPSTTGQLGILSNHAPLLTALETGVMRVRQDREWVAIALMGGFAEVENNEVTILVNGAERGDTIDLEKAKAEFAEAQAALAKAEQGESKQAKIQATQAFRRARARLQAAGGVVEI; this is encoded by the coding sequence ATGGTGATGACCGTCCGGGTAATTGCACCCGATAAAACCGTTTGGGATGCCCCCGCTGAGGAAGTGATTTTGCCCAGCACAACGGGGCAATTGGGTATTCTCTCAAATCATGCCCCCCTCTTAACCGCCTTGGAAACGGGCGTGATGCGGGTGCGCCAAGACCGCGAGTGGGTGGCGATCGCCCTCATGGGGGGCTTTGCCGAAGTTGAAAACAACGAAGTGACCATTCTTGTCAACGGTGCTGAGCGCGGGGACACAATTGACCTCGAAAAAGCCAAGGCCGAATTTGCTGAAGCACAGGCTGCCCTCGCTAAAGCCGAACAGGGGGAATCTAAACAGGCCAAAATTCAAGCCACCCAAGCCTTTCGTCGTGCCCGTGCTCGCTTGCAGGCCGCAGGGGGTGTGGTCGAGATTTAG
- a CDS encoding DUF2862 domain-containing protein codes for MDVGQKVRVCRIRDRVAQDIIQKLGQVGQITGFKMTDGSGVGVIVTFDDRSSTWFFEDEIEVVG; via the coding sequence ATGGACGTGGGGCAAAAAGTGCGCGTCTGTCGAATTCGCGATCGCGTCGCCCAAGACATCATTCAAAAACTCGGCCAAGTGGGTCAAATTACTGGTTTTAAGATGACCGATGGCAGTGGGGTTGGCGTCATTGTCACCTTTGACGATCGCTCCAGCACTTGGTTTTTTGAGGACGAAATTGAAGTCGTCGGCTAA